The Bacteroides fragilis NCTC 9343 genome includes the window TAATTATACTTTAGGAAGATATTGTTTTGCTCTATATAAAGTAGTTGAGGACTATTTATTAAATATTCTGCGATTAATATGGAAAAGAAAGAAGAATATGTGAAAAAGAAAATGACTCTTATTGTGAATCATCCATGGAATGATGTTTTTGAGGGTAAAGATGTTTTTTTAGTTCCATGTTACATTGGTAAAATTTATCATTATGATGTTAAGATTGTTTTTCCTTCGAATTATTTGTATGAAGCAAAAACAATAAGAGATGTTGAACTTGTTCCTGTATCATATATTAAAAAACTTCGTCCTTTTTCTTTTGTGTTTGGTTTTAAACTAATGAGATATTTGTTTTGTAACGCTAGAAAAATAGATTTATTTATGCGCTTTCATGTTACAATTACAACTGCTATTATGATTATTATTTATAAAATGCTAAATAGAAATGGAATAGCATATATAAAACTAGATAGTAATGGGGTTATGAATTTTGAATATAAAAATAATTTAAAAAGTCTATTCAGGAAATTATTGTATAGGAGGATGTTTGAATTGGTGGATTTTGTATCATATGAAACAAAAATGGGACTCGAAAATATTACCCAGCAAACAATAGGAATTGATATCAGTTCAAAGCTATTCTATATGCCTAATGGCTTTGATGAAGATATGATAAAACACTTGGATATTAATGTGAAAGAATACTCTGATAAAGAGAATGTAATGATTACGGTTGGGCGTTTAGGAACAAATCAAAAAAACACAGAATTATTTTTAAAGGCTGTGGAAAACATCGACTTGAAAGATTGGGTAATTTATTTGATTGGAGATATTGATCCTCAGAATATTACTTTTTTAGAGTTTGTTTCAAACTTCTTTTCTAATCATCCTGAGAAAAAAAAGTCTGTAATTTTTACAGGAGCAATAAGTGATAAAAGGCATTTATGGGAATATTACAATAAATCTAAAGTGTTTGTATTGACTTCTCGGTGTGAAAGCTATGGTTTAGTATTGAATGAAGCAAAACGATTTCGAAACTTTATAGTTTCTACTAATGTAGGAGCTTTTGAAGACTTAGTTGAGTCTGGCAAATATGGATGTGAGATTCCTCAAGATAATACGGACTATTTGGCTTGTATTTTAGAAAAAATAATTCTCGGTCAGTTAGATATAGATGTATATAATGATTTTTCTCCTGAATCTCT containing:
- a CDS encoding glycosyltransferase, with product MEKKEEYVKKKMTLIVNHPWNDVFEGKDVFLVPCYIGKIYHYDVKIVFPSNYLYEAKTIRDVELVPVSYIKKLRPFSFVFGFKLMRYLFCNARKIDLFMRFHVTITTAIMIIIYKMLNRNGIAYIKLDSNGVMNFEYKNNLKSLFRKLLYRRMFELVDFVSYETKMGLENITQQTIGIDISSKLFYMPNGFDEDMIKHLDINVKEYSDKENVMITVGRLGTNQKNTELFLKAVENIDLKDWVIYLIGDIDPQNITFLEFVSNFFSNHPEKKKSVIFTGAISDKRHLWEYYNKSKVFVLTSRCESYGLVLNEAKRFRNFIVSTNVGAFEDLVESGKYGCEIPQDNTDYLACILEKIILGQLDIDVYNDFSPESLSYYYQVKRMKLNN